A stretch of Aedes aegypti strain LVP_AGWG chromosome 2, AaegL5.0 Primary Assembly, whole genome shotgun sequence DNA encodes these proteins:
- the LOC5568230 gene encoding androgen-induced gene 1 protein isoform X1, translated as MAKQKSNDGYNQGIYGALRTLMHFILVVQFSYGIYYDFTYVHFPPEMKRPGGEFGGKLKYLTVWDAILQAIYFTVCLINDFVGTNEVAPRKTPLIRKLKDYMLAAFAFPVALNVGVTFWTLMAIDRELVFPKALDAVFPGWLNHVMHTNIVIFMILEICTSFRKYPSRKAGLAGLSIFMACYLTWLHIIRHYGGIWVYPVLDVLNLPQRIVFFVVSLGFSVGLYLFGEFFNNLIWTKELKQLKAATGPSKKTK; from the exons ATGGCCAAGCAGAAGAGCAATGACGGATACAACCAGGGCATCTACGGCGCCCTGCGAACCCTGATGCACTTCATCTTGGTGGTACAATTCTCCTACGGGATCTATTACGATTTCACCTATGTGCACTTCCCTCCGGAGATGAAACGACCCGGTGGCGAATTTGGTGGAAAATTGAAATATCTTACCGTCTGGGATGCG ATCCTCCAAGCCATCTACTTCACCGTTTGCCTGATCAACGATTTCGTCGGTACCAATGAAGTGGCCCCACGCAAGACCCCCCTCATCCGAAAGCTCAAAGACTACATGCTGGCCGCGTTTGCCTTCCCGGTAGCCCTCAACGTGGGAGTCACCTTCTGGACGCTGATGGCCATCGACCGTGAACTGGTCTTCCCCAAAGCACTAGATGCCGTGTTCCCGGG TTGGCTGAACCATGTGATGCACACCAACATCGTGATCTTCATGATCCTGGAGATCTGCACCAGCTTCCGGAAGTATCCATCGCGCAAGGCCGGCCTGGCCGGACTGAGCATCTTCATGGCGTGCTACCTGACGTGGCTGCACATCATCCGCCACTACGGCGGAATCTGGGTCTATCCGGTGCTGGACGTTCTGAACCTGCCGCAGCGTATCGTGTTCTTCGTCGTCAGCTTGGGCTTCTCGGTCGGGCTGTATCTCTTCGGGGAGTTTTTCAACAATCTGATCTGGACCAAGGAGTTGAAACAGCTCAAGGCGGCCACCGGTCCCAGTAAGAAGACCAAATAG